In one Solanum lycopersicum chromosome 11, SLM_r2.1 genomic region, the following are encoded:
- the LOC101264881 gene encoding probable pectate lyase 13 isoform X1 — translation MFSLICILLFCLLVSFFPQIIASFNLTLPHQHPYPEVVVQEVQRKVNESISRRQLWNTTMNAITTQCETGNPIDDCWRCDPNWSKNRQRLADCAIGFGQNAIGGKNGKYYVVSDSSDLDTVNPTQGTLRHAVIQEEPLWIIFSGDMFIKLKHELIVNSYKTIDGRGAKVHITGNGCITLQYISNVIIHNIHIYNCLPSGNTDIRSTPTHVGHRGRSDGDGISIFSSRNIWIDHCALSHCTDGLIDAIMGSTGITISNSYFSHHDEVMLLGHDDSYSPDAGMQVTIAFNHFGVGLVQRMPRCRRGYIHVVNNDFTEWQMYAIGGSANPTINSQGNRYTAPVDANAKEVTKRVETDEGEWSGWNWRTDGDIMVNGAFFVPSGEGLSNQYAKASSVEPKSAAIIDQLTLNAGVFGATRDKSISISYGGGTTTGASGSGGGGSTGAGDDSDFFGMMFGSGAPQKLSSTTHYTILLSLLIMLFLYTNQLFLILL, via the exons ATGTTTTCTCTTATATGCATTCTCTTGTTTTGTTTGTTAGTATCTTTTTTCCCACAAATTATAGCTTCCTTTAATCTCACACTTCCTCATCAACATCCTTACCCTGAAGTTGTGGTTCAAGAAGTACAAAG GAAGGTGAATGAATCGATTTCGAGAAGGCAACTATGGAACACCACCATGAATGCCATAACTACTCAATGTGAAACCGGAAATCCAATCGACGATTGCTGGCGCTGCGATCCAAATTGGTCGAAAAACCGGCAGCGTTTAGCCGATTGCGCTATAGGTTTCGGCCAGAACGCAATCGGAGGTAAAAACGGCAAATACTACGTCGTTTCCGATTCCTCAGATCTCGACACCGTAAATCCAACTCAGGGAACACTCCGGCACGCTGTAATCCAGGAAGAACCACTCTGGATCATCTTCTCCGGCGATATGTTCATTAAATTGAAACACGAACTCATCGTTAACAGTTACAAAACAATCGACGGCCGGGGAGCGAAAGTTCACATCACCGGTAACGGATGTATAACGTTGCAGTATATTAGCAATGTGATTatacataatattcatatttacaATTGTTTACCGTCTGGAAATACTGACATACGGTCGACGCCGACGCACGTCGGTCACCGGGGTAGATCGGACGGCGACGGGATCTCGATATTTTCGTCACGGAATATATGGATTGATCATTGTGCTTTATCGCATTGTACTGATGGCTTAATTGATGCTATTATGGGGTCCACTGGTATAACGATTTCTAATAGCTATTTCAGTCACCATGATGAAGTTATGCTATTGGGACATGATGATAGTTACTCGCCTGATGCCGGAATGCAG GTGACAATAGCATTTAATCATTTTGGAGTGGGACTAGTACAAAGGATGCCAAGATGTAGAAGAGGATATATACATGTAGTCAACAATGATTTTACTGAATGGCAAATGTATGCAATTGGAGGAAGTGCTAATCCTACAATTAATAGTCAAGGCAATCGATATACTGCACCTGTCGATGCTAATGCTAAAGAg GTGACAAAGCGCGTGGAAACGGACGAGGGAGAGTGGAGTGGGTGGAATTGGAGAACAGATGGAGATATAATGGTAAATGGAGCATTTTTTGTGCCATCAGGTGAAGGACTCAGTAACCAATACGCGAAAGCCTCGAGCGTGGAGCCCAAATCCGCTGCTATTATTGATCAACTCACTCTTAATGCTGGTGTTTTTGGTGCCACAAG GGATAAAAGTATAAGTATATCCTATGGAGGAGGGACCACCACCGGAGCTAGCGGGAGTGGCGGTGGAGGGTCCACCGGCGCCGGCGATGATAGTGATTTTTTTGGAATGATGTTTGGGAGCGGCGCACCACAAAAATTATCATCAACCACTCATTATACTATCTTATTATctcttttaattatgttatttttgtacACCAACCAATTATTCTTAATCTTACTATAg
- the LOC101264881 gene encoding probable pectate lyase 13 isoform X2: protein MYHSSCSPHGICWKVNESISRRQLWNTTMNAITTQCETGNPIDDCWRCDPNWSKNRQRLADCAIGFGQNAIGGKNGKYYVVSDSSDLDTVNPTQGTLRHAVIQEEPLWIIFSGDMFIKLKHELIVNSYKTIDGRGAKVHITGNGCITLQYISNVIIHNIHIYNCLPSGNTDIRSTPTHVGHRGRSDGDGISIFSSRNIWIDHCALSHCTDGLIDAIMGSTGITISNSYFSHHDEVMLLGHDDSYSPDAGMQVTIAFNHFGVGLVQRMPRCRRGYIHVVNNDFTEWQMYAIGGSANPTINSQGNRYTAPVDANAKEVTKRVETDEGEWSGWNWRTDGDIMVNGAFFVPSGEGLSNQYAKASSVEPKSAAIIDQLTLNAGVFGATRDKSISISYGGGTTTGASGSGGGGSTGAGDDSDFFGMMFGSGAPQKLSSTTHYTILLSLLIMLFLYTNQLFLILL, encoded by the exons ATGTATCACTCATCTTGCTCCCCACACGGCATATGTTG GAAGGTGAATGAATCGATTTCGAGAAGGCAACTATGGAACACCACCATGAATGCCATAACTACTCAATGTGAAACCGGAAATCCAATCGACGATTGCTGGCGCTGCGATCCAAATTGGTCGAAAAACCGGCAGCGTTTAGCCGATTGCGCTATAGGTTTCGGCCAGAACGCAATCGGAGGTAAAAACGGCAAATACTACGTCGTTTCCGATTCCTCAGATCTCGACACCGTAAATCCAACTCAGGGAACACTCCGGCACGCTGTAATCCAGGAAGAACCACTCTGGATCATCTTCTCCGGCGATATGTTCATTAAATTGAAACACGAACTCATCGTTAACAGTTACAAAACAATCGACGGCCGGGGAGCGAAAGTTCACATCACCGGTAACGGATGTATAACGTTGCAGTATATTAGCAATGTGATTatacataatattcatatttacaATTGTTTACCGTCTGGAAATACTGACATACGGTCGACGCCGACGCACGTCGGTCACCGGGGTAGATCGGACGGCGACGGGATCTCGATATTTTCGTCACGGAATATATGGATTGATCATTGTGCTTTATCGCATTGTACTGATGGCTTAATTGATGCTATTATGGGGTCCACTGGTATAACGATTTCTAATAGCTATTTCAGTCACCATGATGAAGTTATGCTATTGGGACATGATGATAGTTACTCGCCTGATGCCGGAATGCAG GTGACAATAGCATTTAATCATTTTGGAGTGGGACTAGTACAAAGGATGCCAAGATGTAGAAGAGGATATATACATGTAGTCAACAATGATTTTACTGAATGGCAAATGTATGCAATTGGAGGAAGTGCTAATCCTACAATTAATAGTCAAGGCAATCGATATACTGCACCTGTCGATGCTAATGCTAAAGAg GTGACAAAGCGCGTGGAAACGGACGAGGGAGAGTGGAGTGGGTGGAATTGGAGAACAGATGGAGATATAATGGTAAATGGAGCATTTTTTGTGCCATCAGGTGAAGGACTCAGTAACCAATACGCGAAAGCCTCGAGCGTGGAGCCCAAATCCGCTGCTATTATTGATCAACTCACTCTTAATGCTGGTGTTTTTGGTGCCACAAG GGATAAAAGTATAAGTATATCCTATGGAGGAGGGACCACCACCGGAGCTAGCGGGAGTGGCGGTGGAGGGTCCACCGGCGCCGGCGATGATAGTGATTTTTTTGGAATGATGTTTGGGAGCGGCGCACCACAAAAATTATCATCAACCACTCATTATACTATCTTATTATctcttttaattatgttatttttgtacACCAACCAATTATTCTTAATCTTACTATAg
- the LOC101264881 gene encoding probable pectate lyase 13 isoform X3: protein MKVNESISRRQLWNTTMNAITTQCETGNPIDDCWRCDPNWSKNRQRLADCAIGFGQNAIGGKNGKYYVVSDSSDLDTVNPTQGTLRHAVIQEEPLWIIFSGDMFIKLKHELIVNSYKTIDGRGAKVHITGNGCITLQYISNVIIHNIHIYNCLPSGNTDIRSTPTHVGHRGRSDGDGISIFSSRNIWIDHCALSHCTDGLIDAIMGSTGITISNSYFSHHDEVMLLGHDDSYSPDAGMQVTIAFNHFGVGLVQRMPRCRRGYIHVVNNDFTEWQMYAIGGSANPTINSQGNRYTAPVDANAKEVTKRVETDEGEWSGWNWRTDGDIMVNGAFFVPSGEGLSNQYAKASSVEPKSAAIIDQLTLNAGVFGATRDKSISISYGGGTTTGASGSGGGGSTGAGDDSDFFGMMFGSGAPQKLSSTTHYTILLSLLIMLFLYTNQLFLILL from the exons AT GAAGGTGAATGAATCGATTTCGAGAAGGCAACTATGGAACACCACCATGAATGCCATAACTACTCAATGTGAAACCGGAAATCCAATCGACGATTGCTGGCGCTGCGATCCAAATTGGTCGAAAAACCGGCAGCGTTTAGCCGATTGCGCTATAGGTTTCGGCCAGAACGCAATCGGAGGTAAAAACGGCAAATACTACGTCGTTTCCGATTCCTCAGATCTCGACACCGTAAATCCAACTCAGGGAACACTCCGGCACGCTGTAATCCAGGAAGAACCACTCTGGATCATCTTCTCCGGCGATATGTTCATTAAATTGAAACACGAACTCATCGTTAACAGTTACAAAACAATCGACGGCCGGGGAGCGAAAGTTCACATCACCGGTAACGGATGTATAACGTTGCAGTATATTAGCAATGTGATTatacataatattcatatttacaATTGTTTACCGTCTGGAAATACTGACATACGGTCGACGCCGACGCACGTCGGTCACCGGGGTAGATCGGACGGCGACGGGATCTCGATATTTTCGTCACGGAATATATGGATTGATCATTGTGCTTTATCGCATTGTACTGATGGCTTAATTGATGCTATTATGGGGTCCACTGGTATAACGATTTCTAATAGCTATTTCAGTCACCATGATGAAGTTATGCTATTGGGACATGATGATAGTTACTCGCCTGATGCCGGAATGCAG GTGACAATAGCATTTAATCATTTTGGAGTGGGACTAGTACAAAGGATGCCAAGATGTAGAAGAGGATATATACATGTAGTCAACAATGATTTTACTGAATGGCAAATGTATGCAATTGGAGGAAGTGCTAATCCTACAATTAATAGTCAAGGCAATCGATATACTGCACCTGTCGATGCTAATGCTAAAGAg GTGACAAAGCGCGTGGAAACGGACGAGGGAGAGTGGAGTGGGTGGAATTGGAGAACAGATGGAGATATAATGGTAAATGGAGCATTTTTTGTGCCATCAGGTGAAGGACTCAGTAACCAATACGCGAAAGCCTCGAGCGTGGAGCCCAAATCCGCTGCTATTATTGATCAACTCACTCTTAATGCTGGTGTTTTTGGTGCCACAAG GGATAAAAGTATAAGTATATCCTATGGAGGAGGGACCACCACCGGAGCTAGCGGGAGTGGCGGTGGAGGGTCCACCGGCGCCGGCGATGATAGTGATTTTTTTGGAATGATGTTTGGGAGCGGCGCACCACAAAAATTATCATCAACCACTCATTATACTATCTTATTATctcttttaattatgttatttttgtacACCAACCAATTATTCTTAATCTTACTATAg
- the LOC101254655 gene encoding protein RNA-directed DNA methylation 3 — protein MGRKSVLQKGKEKVTDGKASSSAGKRKRNSSDDFNDDKTGGRKRKDRSVLQFVDDVAYEVDDDDDDDSDFDFSDSDFFEQDLLEEEFGSNAEIKNEPARTPQPPVIKEEEMDGEELERMLRERYKPGSSFVTYAEDADDRKRQSEQDTLVPSLKDPTIWKVKCTVGRERHSAFCLMQKYIDLLALGTKLQIISAFALDHVKGYIYIESDKQCDVYEACKGLCSIYSTRVAPVPLNEVSHLIAVRKKSSGISEGMWARVKSGIYKGDLAQVVAVNDSRKKVTVKLIPRVDLQAIADKFGGGVAAKKGIIPAPRLISSTELEDFRPLIQYRKDRDTNLMFEILDGKMLKDGYLYKKVGTDSLSYWGVLPTEAELLKFEPSSNDEPHDVDWLTQLYGDRKNKRNTNDFKVGQKGGEKGESSSSSSMENNFEVDDLVFFGRNDFGIIIGKEKDDSFKIMKYGSERPVVVSVQLRELKRASFDKKLFTVKDQLTNVISIGDVVRVLDGSLKDKQGSVKQIYRGVVFLYDQSEQDNNGYLCVKGQMCERIASSGGVLNGKGSEPGPSGLADFSSSPKSPLSPEKSWRAKDDNNSFKRGDDNEMFSVGQSLRIRVGPLKGYLCRVIAIRRSDVTVKLDSQQKILTVKSEHLAEVHAKSSVVSLGVDGDSSKPFDLLGTKDGSDDWMVQGATATEGNTGNASWGASGGSDRTVADSGQDDGWAKATSAAAATSGASDGWGKKVESHQESTEKVTDGSWGSSVQKQGNNDDSGKTSWGKQDGGSSWGKQSDVNAETDWKKQDGGLDKTDSKTSWSQQGAGSSWNKSDGGSSSSKQAGGSSWGPQSDANAETGWKKQDGGSNKTDSKTAWSQQDAGSSWKKSEGEGGSSWGGKQSDAKADNDWKKQDGGSSWSKPESKTSFNQQGSGSSWNKSNGGSSWGKQSDANADTAGEKQDGGSSWSKADDSKTSWSKQDGGSWNKKDDGSFSKPAGGTSWDKGSGGSTWNKKEAGSGGGEDTRSTWGKQDGGSSWGKEAAGGWKEGESGNSGGTDQEGGSWGRPREFDGGRGSGGRRGRGGWRGGRDQSGRGRSFNQGRSSSWTTDGEDNNNNSNNVSFKGNQSSWSNSQEHGKNVNEDTSGPNNQSSDFQSTGGWGASKPSNDGWSSSWNKNSATTEVGSSGGNQSDWDKKSGEVGGAAGWDNKITQKASEGNNSAWNSKSAVEQDGNGKNQNDPWKKTSDGDSSTGWGQSNSWKSGTNDAGGTQDSWSSKSNWSSGSGFGGNNQQSDSYSDRGRGGSWRGGRGRSDRGGYGGRGGSDAGGFGGRGDSDGGGFGGRGGFRGRGDRGGFRGRGSDGGGFRGRGRGRRDGSGEWQNRNDSQEDKPYSWSKGSGSDAEGWKSNKGSWSQDDNNKGSWKSADSTVCAEDGGWKKRFDSEKNASGSGASTTSWNSPGNSWKASTTTTGGNADDGGWKKGFDSEKNASGSGVSTTSWNSPGNSWKASTTTTGGNADDGGWKKGFDSEKNVSGTGGSWKTEGNSWKTSTATTGGTSSGWGQQTTVSEKEVQNDKGTSWNQGTGSGNASTAWTANKSNTDDMNKPKETNDGPSDAWGKSTSSWGKGNSSGGQGGW, from the exons ATGGGGAGAAAATCGGTTTTACAAAAGGGTAAGGAAAAAGTCACTGACGGCAAAGCTTCGTCGTCGGCCGGAAAACGTAAGCGTAATTCTAGCGATGATTTCAATGACGATAAAACCGGTGGTCGGAAAAGAAAAGATCGCAGTGTTCTTCAGTTCGTCGATGACGTTGCTTACGAGgtcgatgacgacgacgacgatgactcAGATTTTGACTTCAGTGACTCTGACTTCTTCGAGCAAG ATTTGCTTGAAGAAGAATTTGGAAGTAATGCTGAAATCAAGAATGAACCTGCGAGAACACCCCAACCCCCAGTGATCAAAGaggaggagatggatggagaaGAGCTAGAGCGGATGTTAAGGGAGCGCTATAAACCAGGTTCTAGTTTTGTTACCTATGCAGAAGATGCTGATGATAGGAAGAGACAGTCTGAGCAGGATACACTTGTGCCTTCTCTCAAGGATCCAACTATATGGAAAGTTAAATGCACG GTTGGAAGAGAAAGGCACTCAGCTTTCTGTCTTATGCAAAAGTATATAGACTTGCTTGCTTTAGGAACAAAGCTGCAGATAATATCCGCTTTTGCACTTGATCATGTGaagggatatatatatatcgagtctGACAAACAATGTGATGTTTACGAG GCATGTAAAGGCCTTTGTAGTATATATTCAACTAGAGTGGCACCTGTTCCACTGAACGAAGTTTCTCATTTGATTGCTGTCCGGAAGAAGTCTAGTGGGATTTCTGAGGGCATGTGGGCACGTGTCAAAAGTGGAATATACAAGGGTGATCTAGCACAG GTTGTGGCAGTGAATGATTCGCGGAAGAAAGTGACAGTGAAGCTGATTCCAAGAGTAGACTTACAAGCCATTGCTGACaaattt ggGGGAGGAGTTGCTGCCAAGAAAGGAATTATTCCAGCACCAAGACTAATTAGCTCTACAGAGCTCGA AGACTTTCGGCCTCTAATCCAGTACCGGAAAGATCGGGATACAAACCTAATGTTTGAAATTCTTGATGGAAAGATGCTGAAGGATGgttatttatacaaaaaagtGGGGACTGATTCATTGAGCTATTGGGGTGTATTGCCTACTGAAGCTGAGCTTCTGAAGTTTGAACCTTCTAGTAATGATGAACCCCATGATGTAGACTGGCTTACCCAGCTTTATGGTGATCGGAAGAACAAGAGAAATACAAATGATTTTAAGGTTGGTCAGAAAGGAGGTGAGAAAGGGGAGAGTTCTTCAAGCTCTAGTATGGAAAACAATTTTGAAGTAGATGATCTTGTATTTTTTGG TAGGAATGATTTTGGCATTATTATTGGCAAGGAGAAAGATGATAGCTTTAAG ATCATGAAATATGGATCAGAGAGACCTGTGGTAGTGAGCGTTCAACTGCGTGAATTGAAGCGTGCATCTTTTGATAAGAAGCTATTCACTGTGAAAGATCAGCTAACTAATGTCATTTCAATTGGTGATGTGGTTAGAGTTTTGGATGGTTCCTTGAAG GATAAACAAGGATCGGTGAAGCAGATTTACAGAGGTGTCGTCTTTCTATATGACCAAAGTGAACAGGATAATAATGGTTATCTCTGTGTCAAAGGTCAGATGTGTGAAAGAATTGCAAGCAGTGGTGGTGTATTGAACGGGAAG GGAAGTGAACCCGGTCCCTCAGGTTTAGCAGATTTCTCATCATCACCTAAATCCCCTCTTTCGCCTGAGAAATCTTGGAGAGCgaaggatgataataatagct TCAAGCGCGGGGATGACAATGAAATGTTTTCAGTTGGGCAGTCTCTGAGAATCCGAGTGGGGCCTTTGAAGGGATACCTTTGTCGTGTAATAGCCATACGACGTTCTGATGTTACAGTAAAGCTTGATTCCCAGCAAAAAATTCTTACAG TCAAATCTGAACATCTTGCGGAAGTTCATGCAAAGAGTTCTGTCGTATCTCTTGG GGTCGATGGTGACTCATCAAAACCTTTTGACCTGCTTGGAACAAAGGATGGTTCTGATG ATTGGATGGTTCAAGGGGCTACTGCCACCGAGGGTAACACCGGGAATGCATCATGGGGTGCATCTGGAGGTAGTGATAGAACTGTTGCTGACTCTGGGCAAGATGATGGTTGGGCGAAAGCTACTTCTGCTGCTGCTGCCACTAGTGGTGCGTCTGATGGCTGGGGCAAAAAGGTTGAATCACATCAAGAGAGCACTGAGAAGGTTACAGATGGTTCCTGGGGCAGTTCTGTGCAAAAACAAGGGAATAATGATGATTCTGGAAAAACCTCATGGGGCAAGCAGGACGGTGGATCTTCTTGGGGTAAGCAATCTGATGTAAATGCAGAGACTGACTGGAAAAAACAAGATGGTGGATTGGACAAGACAGATAGCAAAACCTCGTGGAGTCAGCAGGGTGCCGGATCTTCTTGGAATAAAAGTGATGGTGGATCATCTTCAAGTAAGCAAGCGGGTGGATCTTCTTGGGGTCCGCAATCAGATGCAAATGCTGAAACTGGATGGAAAAAGCAGGATGGTGGATCAAATAAGACAGATAGCAAAACCGCGTGGAGCCAGCAGGATGCTGGATCTTCTTGGAAGAAGAGTGAAGGTGAAGGTGGATCATCTTGGGGGGGTAAGCAATCTGATGCAAAGGCAGATAATGACTGGAAAAAGCAAGATGGTGGATCTAGCTGGAGTAAGCCAGAAAGCAAAACCTCTTTTAACCAGCAGGGTTCTGGATCTTCTTGGAATAAAAGCAATGGTGGATCTTCTTGGGGTAAGCAATCTGATGCAAATGCAGATACTGCCGGGGAAAAGCAAGATGGCGGATCTAGTTGGAGCAAGGCTGATGACAGCAAAACCTCTTGGAGCAAGCAGGATGGTGGTTCTTGGAACAAAAAGGATGATGGATCTTTCTCCAAGCCAGCTGGAGGTACTTCTTGGGACAAAGGAAGTGGTGGATCTACTTGGAATAAGAAGGAAGCTGGATCTGGTGGGGGAGAAGATACCAGATCTACTTGGGGTAAACAGGATGGTGGATCTTCTTGGGGTAAAGAAGCTGCAGGGGGTTGGAAAGAAGGTGAGAGTGGGAATAGTGGTGGTACGGACCAAGAAGGAGGGAGCTGGGGAAGGCCAAGAGAATTTGATGGAGGTCGTGGATCAGGTGGTAGGAGAGGACGAGGTGGTTGGCGAGGAGGTCGAGATCAAAGTGGTAGAGGAAGATCCTTCAATCAAGGACGGTCTAGTAGCTGGACTACTGATGgtgaagataataataataattctaataatGTATCATTTAAGGGTAACCAGTCTAGTTGGAGTAATTCACAGGAACATGGTAAAAATGTTAATGAAGACACCAGTGGTCCTAATAATCAATCGTCTGATTTCCAGAGCACTGGTGGTTGGGGTGCTTCCAAACCATCAAATGATGGATGGTCTTCTAGTTGGAATAAAAATTCAGCCACGACTGAGGTAGGAAGTTCTGGTGGAAACCAGTCAGATTGGGACAAAAAATCTGGTGAAGTGGGTGGAGCCGCTGGTTGGGACAACAAGATTACCCAGAAAGCTTCAGAAGGTAACAACTCTGCATGGAATAGCAAATCTGCAGTCGAACAAGATGGAAAtggaaaaaatcaaaatgatcCATGGAAAAAGACTTCTGATGGAGATTCATCTACTGGATGGGGTCAAAGTAATTCGTGGAAGAGTGGAACTAATGATGCGGGTGGAACTCAAGATTCTTGGAGCAGCAAAAGTAACTGGAGTTCTGGAAGTGGCTTCGGTGGCAACAACCAGCAATCTGATTCTTACAGTGACAGGGGAAGAGGTGGTAGTTGGAGGGGAGGTCGTGGTAGATCAGATAGGGGTGGATATGGAGGTAGGGGTGGTTCAGATGCTGGTGGCTTTGGAGGTAGGGGTGACTCAGATGGTGGCGGCTTTGGAGGTCGGGGAGGTTTTCGAGGTAGAGGGGACAGAGGAGGTTTTAGAGGTAGAGGATCAGATGGAGGaggatttcgtggtagagggcGTGGAAGGAGGGATGGAAGTGGTGAATGGCAGAATAGAAATGATTCGCAGGAAGATAAACCCTACAGTTGGAGCAAAGGCTCTGGCAGTGATGCTGAGGGATGGAAATCTAATAAGGGCAGTTGGAGCCAAGATGACAATAACAAAGGCAGCTGGAAAAGTGCTGATAGTACAGTTTGTGCTGAGGATGGTGGATGGAAGAAAAGATTCGACTCTGAAAAGAATGCGAGTGGAAGTGGTGCTAGTACTACCAGTTGGAATAGTCCAGGAAATAGTTGGAAAGCATCAACTACTACTACAGGAGGTAATGCTGATGATGGTGGATGGAAAAAAGGATTCGACTCTGAAAAGAATGCGAGTGGAAGTGGTGTTAGTACTACCAGTTGGAATAGTCCAGGAAATAGTTGGAAAGCATCAACTACTACTACAGGAGGTAATGCTGATGATGGTGGATGGAAGAAAGGATTCGACTCCGAAAAGAATGTGAGTGGAACTGGTGGCAGTTGGAAGACTGAAGGAAATAGTTGGAAAACATCTACAGCTACTACGGGAGGTACATCGTCAGGGTGGGGTCAGCAGACAACTGTTAGTGAAAAGGAGGTTCAGAATGACAAGGGAACAAGTTGGAACCAGGGAACCGGTTCAGGAAACGCGAGCACAGCTTGGACTGCAAACAAATCCAACACCGACGATATGAACAAACCAAAAGAAACGAACGACGGACCGAGTGATGCGTGGGGTAAATCAACCAGCTCTTGGGGCAAAGGAAACAGCTCTGGTGGCCAGGGAGGCTGGTGA